From a single Hevea brasiliensis isolate MT/VB/25A 57/8 unplaced genomic scaffold, ASM3005281v1 Scaf1, whole genome shotgun sequence genomic region:
- the LOC110648084 gene encoding uncharacterized protein LOC110648084, producing MLRELHSLDTEGTKKMLKSKATKFLKRITLVLASMAKAKTLALKSKTHALKTRLMIFFLLRDKKILMSSISHKLHSIMGQQEHDKDQEDGDNNMGEQSKSIVLYNHGSMSLPSPTQMELLENADEQDNIYGYGYGYGYNYEDEDDEEKFPDLTHSLFESEDLDFEDPGGSVIDLVKNSKKEGEEFRLEDEIDHVADLFIKRFHRQMRMQKQLSIKRNQEMLEKSA from the coding sequence ATGCTTAGGGAATTACACAGTTTAGATACAGAGGGAACCAAGAAAATGTTGAAGAGCAAAGCAACGAAATTCTTGAAGAGGATAACATTAGTTTTGGCATCAATGGCCAAGGCTAAAACTTTAGCTCTCAAGAGCAAAACCCATGCCTTGAAAACTCGGTTGATGATATTCTTTCTGTTGAGGGACAAGAAGATTCTGATGAGCTCCATCTCACATAAGCTCCATTCTATTATGGGCCAGCAGGAACATGACAAAGATCAAGAAGATGGAGATAATAACATGGGAGAACAAAGCAAGTCCATTGTGCTTTATAACCACGGCTCCATGTCCCTTCCCAGTCCCACTCAAATGGAGTTACTGGAGAATGCTGATGAACAAGACAATATCTACGGCTATGGCTATGGCTATGGCTACAACTATGAAGATGAGGATGATGAAGAGAAGTTTCCAGACCTGACCCACTCTCTATTTGAGTCTGAAGATCTGGACTTTGAAGATCCAGGAGGGTCAGTGATAGATTTGGTGAAGAATTCAAAGAAAGAAGGAGAAGAATTCAGGTTAGAGGACGAGATAGACCATGTTGCAGACCTGTTCATAAAGAGGTTCCACCGCCAGATGAGAATGCAGAAGCAGCTCTCCATCAAGAGGAATCAAGAGATGCTTGAAAAGAGTGCCTGA